In Zea mays cultivar B73 chromosome 7, Zm-B73-REFERENCE-NAM-5.0, whole genome shotgun sequence, the following proteins share a genomic window:
- the LOC100280164 gene encoding Histone-lysine N-methyltransferase, H3 lysine-9 specific SUVH1 (The RefSeq protein has 1 substitution compared to this genomic sequence) gives MAQQMASVHLNDTTVVDAKPLRTLTPMFPAPLGLHTFTPQNSPSVVCVTPFGPYGGGTELGMPAVPPMFAAPVPAAGAEPSQRQPHTANMNGGDTELGMPAVPPMFAAPAPAAGAEPNQGQPHTTNMNGTAVNSSVTSLQTPSAATQESGKRKRGRPKRVPDTTVSSAPSAPLAPTISPVPSLPVVTPVPSAPQELNTIVSLTPSSDAPQESGKRKRGRPKRIQDVPVMVPLTSQGDSTSVIQTLPGSSVHESGTRRGRPKRLQDSSDIVTPIDSKDSESSPQPPIAAPAESGKRKRGRPKRIDGSVTPSSHSVFSIDDDAVDTMKRGRPRKIDTKLLQFPSLFSDDPRQTADNVLMMFDALRRRLMQMDDVKQAAKQQPNLKAGSIMNNAELRVNKDKRIGEVPGVEVGDMFYFRIEMCLVGLNSQSMAGIDYMSAKFGNEEDPVAISVVSAGVYDNTGDDPDVLVYTGHGMSGKDDQKLERGNLALERSLHRGNPIRVIRSVKDLTCPTGKIYIYDGLYKIKEAWVEKGKSGFNVFKHKLLREPGQPDGIAVWKKTEKWRENPSSRDHVILLDISYGVENNPVCLVNEVDDEKGPSRFTYTTNLTYGNSLSSMRKMQGCKCISVCLPGDNNCSCTHRNAGDLPYSASGILVSRMPVLYECGDSCTCSQNCRNRVVQKGTQIRFEVFKTGDRGWGLRSWDPIRAGTFICEYAGEIIDINRVNGEDDYIFETSPLEQNLRWNYAPELLGEPSLSDSNETPKQLPIVISAKRTGNIARFMNHSCSPNVFWQPVLYDHGDEGYPHIAFFAIKHIPPMTELTYDYGQNQRNSIQMGTHSGFRKSKSCLCWSPKCRGSFG, from the coding sequence ATGGCTCAGCAAATGGCTTCAGTTCATTTGAATGATACAACAGTTGTTGATGCCAAGCCCTTGCGTACATTGACTCCCATGTTCCCTGCACCACTAGGGCTTCACACGTTCACTCCTCAGAACTCACCTTCAGTTGTTTGTGTGACCCCATTTGGACCATATGGTGGAGGGACTGAATTGGGGATGCCTGCTGTTCCACCAATGTTTGCAGCGCCTGTACCTGCTGCAGGAGCAGAACCCAGCCAGAGACAGCCGCATACAGCTAATATGAACGGAGGAGACACTGAATTGGGGATGCCTGCTGTTCCACCAATGTTTGCAGCGCCTGCACCTGCTGCAGGAGCAGAACCCAACCAGGGACAGCCACATACAGCTAATATGAACGGAACTGCAGTCAACAGTTCGGTCACATCTTTGCAAACTCCTTCAGCTGCCACACAGGAATCTGGTAAGAGGAAGAGGGGCAGGCCAAAGCGTGTGCCTGATACTACTGTTTCTTCGGCTCCTTCAGCTCCTCTGGCTCCTACTATTTCTCCAGTTCCTTCACTTCCTGTGGTTACTCCAGTTCCTTCAGCTCCTCAGGAATTGAACACTATTGTTTCCCTGACGCCTTCTTCAGACGCCCCACAAGAATCTGGCAAGAGGAAGAGGGGACGGCCCAAACGTATACAAGACGTTCCTGTAATGGTTCCTCTGACCTCGCAAGGAGATAGCACATCTGTTATTCAGACACTTCCAGGGTCCAGTGTACATGAATCTGGTACGAGAAGGGGACGTCCCAAACGTTTGCAGGATAGTTCAGATATTGTCACTCCAATTGACTCAAAAGATAGTGAGTCCTCTCCCCAGCCACCTATTGCCGCACCTGCCGAAAGTGGTAAGAGGAAGAGGGGACGTCCAAAGCGCATTGATGGTTCCGTGACTCCTTCAAGTCATTCTGTTTTTTCAATAGATGATGATGCTGTTGACACGATGAAACGTGGACGACCTAGGAAAATTGATACCAAACTGTTACAGTTTCCATCTTTATTTTCAGATGATCCTAGACAAACTGCAGATAATGTACTCATGATGTTTGACGCCCTGCGACGCAGACTTATGCAGATGGATGATGTGAAACAAGCTGCAAAGCAGCAGCCTAACTTGAAAGCTGGGAGCATCATGAACAATGCTGAACTTCGTGTCAATAAGGACAAGAGGATAGGAGAGGTTCCAGGTGTTGAGGTTGGTGATATGTTCTACTTCAGAATTGAGATGTGCTTAGTGGGGTTGAATAGTCAGAGCATGGCAGGGATAGATTACATGTCTGCCAAGTTCGGTAATGAGGAGGACCCTGTAGCTATTAGTGTTGTGTCAGCTGGTGTATATGATAACACTGGAGATGATCCAGATGTTCTAGTTTATACTGGACATGGCATGTCGGGTAAGGATGACCAAAAACTTGAGAGGGGTAATCTTGCACTAGAGAGGAGTTTGCATAGAGGTAATCCAATCAGAGTCATTCGTAGCGTAAAAGACTTGACTTGTCCAACTGGCAAGATTTACATATATGATGGTCTTTACAAGATCAAAGAAGCCTGGGTAGAGAAAGGGAAATCTGGTTTCAATGTGTTTAAACACAAGTTGCTTAGGGAACCTGGCCAACCTGATGGCATTGCAGTGTGGAAGAAGACTGAAAAATGGAGGGAAAATCCATCATCTAGAGACCATGTTATATTACTTGACATATCATATGGTGTGGAAAATAACCCTGTCTGCCTTGTAAATGAGGTTGACGATGAAAAGGGCCCTAGCCGCTTCACTTATACAACTAATTTGACATATGGGAATTCTCTCAGCTCGATGAGAAAGATGCAAGGTTGCAAATGCATAAGTGTATGCCTCCCTGGTGATAACAACTGCTCCTGTACGCATCGAAATGCTGGTGACCTTCCTTACAGTGCTTCAGGCATACTTGTTAGCCGAATGCCCGTTTTATACGAGTGTGGTGATTCCTGCACATGTTCACAAAATTGCCGGAACCGAGTTGTACAGAAAGGTACGCAGATCCGTTTTGAAGTTTTTAAGACAGGAGATCGTGGTTGGGGCCTCCGTAGTTGGGATCCAATTCGAGCAGGCACATTTATCTGTGAATATGCAGGTGAAATCATTGACATAAATAGAGTGAATGGTGAAGATGACTACATATTTGAGACTTCTCCTTTAGAGCAGAATTTAAGATGGAACTATGCACCGGAATTGCTGGGTGAGCCTAGTCTTTCTGACTCAAATGAAACACCAAAGCAGCTGCCTATAGTCATCAGTGCAAAACGAACCGGCAACATAGCTCGCtttatgaaccacagctgctcacCTAATGTGTTTTGGCAACCAGTTCTGTATGATCATGGTGATGAGGGATATCCACATATTGCATTCTTTGCAATTAAGCATATTCCTCCAATGACAGAGCTTACCTATGATTATGGTCAGAACCAGCGTAATAGTATTCAAATGGGAACCCATTCTGGTTTTCGGAAGTCTAAAAGTTGCTTATGTTGGTCCCCGAAGTGTAGAGGTTCCTTTGGCTAA